In a genomic window of Mercenaria mercenaria strain notata chromosome 19, MADL_Memer_1, whole genome shotgun sequence:
- the LOC123542155 gene encoding zinc finger protein 479-like — protein sequence METETGFSDRYFQCQICKRPFMNSSQLKQHMNSHTGEDPYECEICKETCMTQSLLEDHKRIHTGEEPFECGICQKTFMVSQSLKRHMRIHSRVNLNKCEICSRSNERQFVCDICKKVFTQRGSLKRHQLVHSNEQAYKCKECGKPFRYIDNLKKHMVTHINERLFECDVCRKSFSLKESLKRHKRIHTGERPYKCEMCSKCFKDTWSLNNHKRIHTGDKLYECETCRKCFVYSRSLWRHKRIHTCERM from the coding sequence ATGGAGACAGAAACTGGCTTTAGCGATCGTTATTTTCAGTGTCAAATATGCAAAAGACCTTTCATGAATTCCAGTCAGTTAAAACAGCACATGAACAGTCATACTGGAGAGGATCCGTACGAATGTGAAATATGTAAGGAAACTTGCATGACCCAATCACTTTTAGAGGACCACAAACGTATTCATACTGGAGAAGAACCATTCGAATGTGGAATATGTCAGAAAACGTTTATGGTATCTCAGAGTTTAAAAAGACACATGCGTATACATTCTAGGGTGAATCTGAACAAGTGTGAAATTTGCAGTAGATCTAATGAGCGACAGTTTGTGTGTGACATATGCAAGAAAGTGTTCACTCAGAGAGGTTCTTTAAAGAGACACCAACTTGTTCATTCAAACGAACAAGCTTACAAGTGTAAAGAATGTGGTAAACCGTTCAGATATATTGACAATTTGAAGAAACACATGGTTACGCATATTAATGAACGCCTTTTTGAATGTGATGTATGTCGTAAGTCGTTTAGCCTGAAAGAAAGTCTGAAGAGACATAAACGTATTCATACGGGTGAACGCCCATACAAGTGTGAAATGTGCAGTAAATGTTTCAAAGATACCTGGTCATTAAATAATCATAAGCGGATTCACACTGGTGACAAACTATACGAGTGTGAAACATGCCGGAAGTGTTTCGTGTATTCTAGAAGCTTATGGAGACACAAGCGTATTCATACGTGTGAACGGATGTGA